The Tamandua tetradactyla isolate mTamTet1 chromosome 8, mTamTet1.pri, whole genome shotgun sequence genome includes a window with the following:
- the API5 gene encoding apoptosis inhibitor 5 isoform X1 produces MPTVEELYRNYGILADATEQVGQHKDAYQVILDGVKGGTKEKRLAAQFIPKFFKHFPELADSAINAQLDLCEDEDVSIRRQAIKELPQFATGENLPRVADILTQLLQTDDSAEFNLVNNALLSIFKMDARGTLGGLFSQILQGEDIVRERAIKFLSTKLKTLPDEVLTKEVEELILTESKKVLEDVTGEEFVLFMKILSGLKSLQTVSGRQQLVELVAEQADLEQTFNPSDPDCVDRLLQCTRQAVPLFSKNVHSTRFVTYFCEQVLPNLSSLTTPVEGLDIQLEVLKLLAEMSSFCGDMEKLETNLRKLFDKLLEYMPLPPEEAENGENAGNEEPKLQFSYVECLLYSFHQLGRKLPDFLTAKLNAEKLKDFKIRLQYFARGLQVYIRQLRLALQGKTGEALKTEENKIKVVALKITNNINVLIKDLFHIPPSYKSTVTLSWKPVQKVEIGQKRASEDATSGSPPKKSPAGPKRDARQIYNPPSGKYSSNLGNFNYEQRGAFRGSRGGRSWGARGNRSRGRLY; encoded by the exons ATGCCGACGGTGGAGGAGCTTTACCGCAACTATGGCATTCTGGCCGATGCCACCGAGCAAGTGGGCCAG CATAAAGATGCCTATCAGGTGATACTGGATGGTGTGAAAGGTGGTACCAAGGAAAAAAGATTAGCCGCTCAGTTTATTCCGAAATTCTTTAAGCATTTTCCTGAATTGGCTGATTCTGCTATCAATGCACAATTAGACCTCTGTGAGGATGAAGATGTGTCT ATTCGACGTCAAGCAATTAAAGAGCTGCCTCAGTTTGCTACTGGAGAAAATCTTCCCCGAGTGGCAGACATACTAACACAGCTTTTGCAGACAG ATGACTCTGCAGAATTCAACTTGGTGAACAATGCCCTGCTAAGTATATTTAAGATGGATGCAAGAG GGACTTTAGGAGGCTTGTTTAGCCAAATACTTCAAGGAGAGGACATTGTTAGAGAACGAGCAATCAAGTTCCTTTCAACAAAACTTAAGACTTTACCAGATGAAGTCTTAACAAAAGAAGTAGAGGAGCTTATACTAACTGAATCCAAAAAG GTCCTAGAAGATGTAACTGGTGAAGAATTTGTTCTGTTTATGAAGATACTATCTGGATTAAAAAGCTTACAGACAGTGAGTGGAAGACAGCAGCTAGTAGAGTTGGTGGCTGAACAAGCTGACTTGGAGCAAACCTTCAATCCCTCAGATCCCGATTGCGTGGACAGGCTCTTACAGTGCACTCGCCAGGCAGTACCCCTCTTCTCT aaaaatgttCATTCCACAAGGTTTGTGACTTACTTCTGTGAGCAGGTTCTCCCTAACCTCAGTTCCTTGACTACCCCAGTGGAAGGTCTCGATATACAGTTGGAG GTATTGAAATTGTTGGCAGAGATGAGTTCATTTTGTGGTGACATGGAAAAGCTTGAAACGAATTTAAGGAAACTCTTTGATAAGTTATTG GAGTATATGCCTCTCCCTCCAGAAGAAGCAGAAAATGGAGAGAATGCTGGTAATGAAGAACCTAAACTGCAGTTCAGTTATGTGGAATGTTTATTGTACAGCTTTCACCAATTGGGCCGAAAACTTCCAGATTTCTTAACAGCCAAACTGAATGCAGAAAAGCTCAAAGATTTCAAAATCAG GCTGCAGTACTTTGCACGGGGTCTACAAGTTTATATCAGACAACTACGCTTGGCTCTCCAGGGGAAAACGGGCGAGGCCTTAAAAACAGAAGAG aataaaattaaagttgTTGCATTGAAAATAACTAACAATATCAATGTTTTAATCAAG GATCTCTTCCACATTCCTCCTTCTTACAAGAGCACAGTAACATTATCCTGGAAACCTGTACAGAAAGTTGAGATCGG GCAAAAGAGAGCCAGCGAGGATGCAACTTCAGGTTCACCACCCAAGAAATCGCCAGCAGGACCAAAAAGGGACGCCAGGCAAATTTATAATCCTCCTAGTGGGAAATACAGCAGCAATTTGGGCAACTTTAATTATG AGCAGAGAGGAGCCTTCAGGGGAAGTAGAGGTGGCCGAAGTTGGGGAGCACGAGGAAATCGTAGTCGGGGAAGACTCTACTGA
- the API5 gene encoding apoptosis inhibitor 5 isoform X2, producing the protein MPTVEELYRNYGILADATEQVGQHKDAYQVILDGVKGGTKEKRLAAQFIPKFFKHFPELADSAINAQLDLCEDEDVSIRRQAIKELPQFATGENLPRVADILTQLLQTDDSAEFNLVNNALLSIFKMDARGTLGGLFSQILQGEDIVRERAIKFLSTKLKTLPDEVLTKEVEELILTESKKVLEDVTGEEFVLFMKILSGLKSLQTVSGRQQLVELVAEQADLEQTFNPSDPDCVDRLLQCTRQAVPLFSKNVHSTRFVTYFCEQVLPNLSSLTTPVEGLDIQLEVLKLLAEMSSFCGDMEKLETNLRKLFDKLLEYMPLPPEEAENGENAGNEEPKLQFSYVECLLYSFHQLGRKLPDFLTAKLNAEKLKDFKIRLQYFARGLQVYIRQLRLALQGKTGEALKTEENKIKVVALKITNNINVLIKDLFHIPPSYKSTVTLSWKPVQKVEIGQKRASEDATSGSPPKKSPAGPKRDARQIYNPPSGKYSSNLGNFNYERSLQGK; encoded by the exons ATGCCGACGGTGGAGGAGCTTTACCGCAACTATGGCATTCTGGCCGATGCCACCGAGCAAGTGGGCCAG CATAAAGATGCCTATCAGGTGATACTGGATGGTGTGAAAGGTGGTACCAAGGAAAAAAGATTAGCCGCTCAGTTTATTCCGAAATTCTTTAAGCATTTTCCTGAATTGGCTGATTCTGCTATCAATGCACAATTAGACCTCTGTGAGGATGAAGATGTGTCT ATTCGACGTCAAGCAATTAAAGAGCTGCCTCAGTTTGCTACTGGAGAAAATCTTCCCCGAGTGGCAGACATACTAACACAGCTTTTGCAGACAG ATGACTCTGCAGAATTCAACTTGGTGAACAATGCCCTGCTAAGTATATTTAAGATGGATGCAAGAG GGACTTTAGGAGGCTTGTTTAGCCAAATACTTCAAGGAGAGGACATTGTTAGAGAACGAGCAATCAAGTTCCTTTCAACAAAACTTAAGACTTTACCAGATGAAGTCTTAACAAAAGAAGTAGAGGAGCTTATACTAACTGAATCCAAAAAG GTCCTAGAAGATGTAACTGGTGAAGAATTTGTTCTGTTTATGAAGATACTATCTGGATTAAAAAGCTTACAGACAGTGAGTGGAAGACAGCAGCTAGTAGAGTTGGTGGCTGAACAAGCTGACTTGGAGCAAACCTTCAATCCCTCAGATCCCGATTGCGTGGACAGGCTCTTACAGTGCACTCGCCAGGCAGTACCCCTCTTCTCT aaaaatgttCATTCCACAAGGTTTGTGACTTACTTCTGTGAGCAGGTTCTCCCTAACCTCAGTTCCTTGACTACCCCAGTGGAAGGTCTCGATATACAGTTGGAG GTATTGAAATTGTTGGCAGAGATGAGTTCATTTTGTGGTGACATGGAAAAGCTTGAAACGAATTTAAGGAAACTCTTTGATAAGTTATTG GAGTATATGCCTCTCCCTCCAGAAGAAGCAGAAAATGGAGAGAATGCTGGTAATGAAGAACCTAAACTGCAGTTCAGTTATGTGGAATGTTTATTGTACAGCTTTCACCAATTGGGCCGAAAACTTCCAGATTTCTTAACAGCCAAACTGAATGCAGAAAAGCTCAAAGATTTCAAAATCAG GCTGCAGTACTTTGCACGGGGTCTACAAGTTTATATCAGACAACTACGCTTGGCTCTCCAGGGGAAAACGGGCGAGGCCTTAAAAACAGAAGAG aataaaattaaagttgTTGCATTGAAAATAACTAACAATATCAATGTTTTAATCAAG GATCTCTTCCACATTCCTCCTTCTTACAAGAGCACAGTAACATTATCCTGGAAACCTGTACAGAAAGTTGAGATCGG GCAAAAGAGAGCCAGCGAGGATGCAACTTCAGGTTCACCACCCAAGAAATCGCCAGCAGGACCAAAAAGGGACGCCAGGCAAATTTATAATCCTCCTAGTGGGAAATACAGCAGCAATTTGGGCAACTTTAATTATG AGAGGAGCCTTCAGGGGAAGTAG